The region CGAGCGTGACCAGCAGGCGGCTCACGGCCGGGCCGTAGGTGACGGTGACGACCAGGTCGACGGTGCGGTCGGCCCGGGCGGCGGTGACGATCGAGGTGTCGGTGGCGGTACGCGCGACCTCGGGGATGGCGAGGATGTCCAGTACCGGGATCTCGATGCGGTAGTCGTCGATCACCGCCTGCCGCTTGAGCGGGCCGAGGATGCCGTCGACCTGGGTCTTCAGCAGCGTCATGCCCGGCTTGGTGATCCGTGCGTCACCGACCAGGCCGATCAGGCCGGCGCGCAGCATGAACTCGATCTGGTCGAGGGTGCGGACCAGGTCGACGTGCAGCAGGCTGGCGTCGGAGGTGAACAGCCGTCCGTCGGCGAAGTGCAGGCTCTCCCCGGTGATCAGGGTCGGGTCGATTATCGGCGTCAGGTTGGCCTCGGAGAGGCTCTTGATCTCGGCGGGGCTGTACTGCTTGGCCACCGGGATGGCGACTCCACGGATCTTCTTGAGCACGATGCTGTGGTGCACGGGAAGTCCGGCCACGGCGGCCATCGCGGCAGTGGCCGCGTCGCCGTCCGCGCCCCGGGCGGCGATCATCATCATCCGGCTGGTGCTGCTCTTGAGCGGGTTCGCGGTGGCGGTGATGTCCGCGACGTAGGTGGGGCTCTTCTCGGTGGCCGGGTTGACCATGGCGAACCCGATCCGCCGTTGGCCGGCCGCGGACATCGTCTCCACGTGCGCCTTGAGGGCGTGCAGTCCGGTGGGCGCGCCCGCACCGGCGGGGTTCCCGACGCTCGACTCGTTGGCCAGCGACACCATTGTCACGTCGTCGGCGGCTTCCAGACCGCCGAGCGCGGCGGCGTAGTCGTCGCCGGCGACCTTGACCCCGTACACCTTGGCCGGGCGCGGGTCCTGCAGGAACGCCAACTCCAACGAGTTGTAGAGGGCGTTGCGGACCACGTTGCCGGCCTGCCGGCGGGCGAAGTTGGTGACCGCGTCGTCGAGGGTCTCGATCCGGACCGGCGTGTTGGCCGGCGCGGAGCCGCCGTCGGCCGTCGACGGTGCCTTGCCCACCACGGCGATGACGCCCGGAGAGCGCTGCGCCAGCGGCGCCGGTGGTGGCACGATCCGGACCTCGATGAACGGGAATGCTGCTGTCGGTGCCACGGGTCCTCCCGGACGAAGTTGCTGCTGGTCTGAGTTCTCAGGTCGAGACGGCGGCGAGTCCGATGCCGCTGCGGGCGAGCCACTGGCCGGCCCGGGCGAACCGGGCGGCCCGCTTCTGTGCGTCGGTGCCGGTGTCGCCGCCGGGCCAGCCGTCGTCGTCGAACGTCTCGACGGGGACCACCCAGACGGCGACCACCCGGTGTCGTCGCCGGACGTCGTCCGGTGCGGGCACGTCCAGCCCCAACTCCTCGGCGCGGGCCCGCACCAGTCGGGTTTCCACCAGCAGGTCGGCCAGGGAGAAGCCCTTGTCGCGGATCAGCACGGCGGCGGCGAACGGCAGTGGGCGCGGAGTGGGTGGGGCGGCCGACGGCGCGGCGTAGCGCAGTTTCACGGTGGCGCCGGCGGCCTGCCCGCGCATTCGCGTCACCAGGTCACCGGCGTTCGTGGCGCCGACACCCGCGAGCAGTCGGTCCAGGTGCGCGTCGGTGAACGCGGCCGGCTGGTGCAGTCCGGCCCGCAGGCGGGTCACCAGCCGCGTCCGGCGTTCGGTCTCCAACTGCGCCGGGTCGGACGGCAACGCGCCCAGGTCGGCGATGATCTGCGGGTCCACGTCGAAGGCGGGCACCGCCACGTCGAGGTCCTCGACCCGGTCCCGGGCAGCGCTGGTGCGCACCACCAGGCTGCCCCGCCACAGCGCGTCGATCCGCAGCGCCGCACCGCCGAGGCCGTGCAGGCGCACCCGCAGCTCCGTCCTTTCGGTGCCCGCGGAGCCCAGCCACTCCCCCTCGGCCACCGTGACGGGGGCGGCGGCGAAGCCGAGGGTCAGCTCGTCGAAGACCGCCGCGTACGGCGGCGCGACCGGCATCGCCTCGGTGTCGTACGCGGCCTCGACCAGGTGTGCCAGCGACGCCTCGTCGAAGAGCGACGCGCGGGTGCCCGGGTCGGCCAGCCGCACCAGCACCGCGTCGACGAAGTCCACCGCACGGCCTCCCCGTTGCCCGCGCCGGTGCACAGTGCCCGGCTCCGGCACGAGGATCGCGAAGCGCCCGTCACCCGAGCGTCACCGCCACCGTCACCGCGCCCGCGTGCTGCCCCGACTGTCGGGAACTGAGCACCCGGTCAACGGAGGCGGGGCGGCATGTCCTTGGACGAGCGTGATGCCACACCGGCATCACGATGCCGCTGCGGCATCACGCTGTTCGCGGTGCCCGGGCTCGCCTGGCCGACCGGGAGCAGCACGAGCATCCCGATGCTGACCCAGACGTACGCGTTCGCGCCGAGGAACCCCAGCGGCCCGGCCGACCCGTTGGCGAAGACCCAGACCAGCCCACTGCAGAGCACGACGTACCCGGCGACGCCGGCACGTGCCCGACGACGGGCGGGCGGGTCGACCGGCGGCCACGGCAGCGTGGCCGCGGCGATCACCACCAACCCCGGTACCAGCCACACCAGGTGGTGCACCCAGGTGACCGGGCTGACCAGGCACGCGACCACACCGGTCAACGCGAAGCCGGCGCGTTCGTCGCCGACGCGCACCGCCCGGCGAGCCCGTAACGCCCACACGACCAGCACGACGGCGACCAGCGCCAACCACAGCCGCCGGTCCGGGTGCGCCGGGTCGAGCCGGGCGACCACGCCGAGCAGGGACTGGTTGGACACGTACGCCAACCGGCCCACCCGGTCGGTGTCCCACAGCGCCTCGGTGAAGAACGTGCGGGTGGCGTCCGGCGCGAGGGCCGCCGTGACAGTGGTGGCGGCGACGGCGGTGCCGATGGCGGTGGCGGCGGCCCGCCAGCGACCGGTGACCAGCAGGTAACCGACGAAGACCGCCGGGGTGAGCTTGACGGCCGCGGCCAGGCCGGTCCCGACGCCGGCCAGCCGGCTGCCCCGCTCCACCAACCACAGGTCCAGGTAGACCAGCGCCACCAGCACCAGGTTGACCTGCCCGAAGCTGACCGTGTCCCGCACCGGGTTGAGCCCGGCCAGCAGACAACACGACAGCGCGAGCGCGTACCAGCGGCTCCAGCCGTGCCGCCGGGCCACCGGGTCCACGAGCAGGTGCAGCAGGAACACGACGGCGAGGGCCGTGAGCAGCAGGTTCGCCACGATCGTCGGGTACCAGGCCAGCGCGGCCATCGGCAGCATGCTCGCGGCCGCGAACGGCGGGTAGGTGAAGCCGTACCCGTTGCTGGTGGTCCACTCGTACAGGTCACCGCCGCGTACCCAGTGGCCGACCGCACCGTGGTAGACGCCGACGTCGAACCAACCCCGGTGACCGGGGAGCACCGCGATCGCCACCGTGAGTGCGACGGCCAGCGCGGCCACCGTCGCCGCTCGACGCCGGTCGGCGCTCATCGGGCCACCTCCACGGCCGCCGGTGGCAACAGCAGGCGCAGTGAGCCGACCACGAGCAGCCCCACCAGCACCCCGGCGGCGGCCAGCACCGCCTGCGCGGTGTCCGGTCCGAACCCACTGGGCAGCGCCACGAACGCGAGCACCACCGCGCCCAGTGCCGCCGCCGGCCGGGCCCGCCCGTGTGCCGCCGCCGCGACCAGGACCAGACCCCAGAGCGCGTACCAGGGCCGGGTCGCCGGGCCGAGCAGGGCCGCCGCCAGCAGCACCAACCCCAGCGCGTACGCCGGGCCGAGCCGCCGCCGATGCCACCACGCGGCGACCGCCACGGCCAGTACGGCGGCCACCCCCAGCGCCAGGCAGAGCCGCATCGGAGCGTCGCCCAGGTGCAGACCGGACCGGCCCGCTGCCCGCAGCGCCACCCGACCGAGCGCGCTGGAGATCGACCAGCTGTGCCGGTACATCGGTGTGCCGAGTGCGCCGATCCACCCGTACCCGATGCCGGTGGCCCAGGTGACCGCGGCGGCGGTGCCCACCGCGACCCCCGCGGTGCGTGCCACCGAGGTCGGCAGCCCGCGGTGACGCGCGGCGAGCGAGACGACCACCAGCAGCCCGACCACCGCCGGCACCTTGACCAGCGCGGCGAGGGTGACCAGCACGGTCGCGGCGCCGTAGCGGTGCGCGAAGGCGAGACTCAGCCCGGCCACCAGCAGCCCCAGCATCACCGCCTCGTTGTGCGCGCCGGCGATGAGGTGCAACGGTACGAGAGGGTTGAGCACACCCAGCCAGAGCGCGGCCGACGGGTCCACGCCACAGTGCCGGGCCAGCCTGGGCAGGTACGCCACCAGCAGCGCCACCCCGGCCACCGCCACCAGGCGGAGACCGAGCACACCCAGCACCAGTTCGCCGCCGGTCACACCACTGACGACGGCCGCCACGGCGAGGAACACCGGCCCGTACGGCGCGGGGGTCTGCTGCCACATCTGCGGCACCTCGACGGCCAACGCACCGCCCAACTGGGCCACCCCGTGCCGGTACACGTCGATGTCGGCGAGGACCATCGCGC is a window of Micromonospora sp. WMMD961 DNA encoding:
- the mptB gene encoding polyprenol phosphomannose-dependent alpha 1,6 mannosyltransferase MptB, with translation MRTLPTVVAYRLLGGVGATLLSCAGLAAGALPVGAHAAWWSALRQLAGPGLLCGYAGLTLLVAAWWWAGRDLRPAHTAPRAARTAESRTVRRSATLTLACWAGPLLVAPPLFSRDAYSYLAQGAMVLADIDVYRHGVAQLGGALAVEVPQMWQQTPAPYGPVFLAVAAVVSGVTGGELVLGVLGLRLVAVAGVALLVAYLPRLARHCGVDPSAALWLGVLNPLVPLHLIAGAHNEAVMLGLLVAGLSLAFAHRYGAATVLVTLAALVKVPAVVGLLVVVSLAARHRGLPTSVARTAGVAVGTAAAVTWATGIGYGWIGALGTPMYRHSWSISSALGRVALRAAGRSGLHLGDAPMRLCLALGVAAVLAVAVAAWWHRRRLGPAYALGLVLLAAALLGPATRPWYALWGLVLVAAAAHGRARPAAALGAVVLAFVALPSGFGPDTAQAVLAAAGVLVGLLVVGSLRLLLPPAAVEVAR
- a CDS encoding glycosyltransferase 87 family protein, giving the protein MSADRRRAATVAALAVALTVAIAVLPGHRGWFDVGVYHGAVGHWVRGGDLYEWTTSNGYGFTYPPFAAASMLPMAALAWYPTIVANLLLTALAVVFLLHLLVDPVARRHGWSRWYALALSCCLLAGLNPVRDTVSFGQVNLVLVALVYLDLWLVERGSRLAGVGTGLAAAVKLTPAVFVGYLLVTGRWRAAATAIGTAVAATTVTAALAPDATRTFFTEALWDTDRVGRLAYVSNQSLLGVVARLDPAHPDRRLWLALVAVVLVVWALRARRAVRVGDERAGFALTGVVACLVSPVTWVHHLVWLVPGLVVIAAATLPWPPVDPPARRRARAGVAGYVVLCSGLVWVFANGSAGPLGFLGANAYVWVSIGMLVLLPVGQASPGTANSVMPQRHRDAGVASRSSKDMPPRLR